The following coding sequences lie in one Anoplolepis gracilipes chromosome 4, ASM4749672v1, whole genome shotgun sequence genomic window:
- the LOC140664761 gene encoding uncharacterized protein isoform X2: MIGAACNLEDACQRAQDMINQVSRCWKNALGPDSLALISNKSLLSQKKEQSHSRHSIQSKLTRLYFEELSRAHATPDSVLYNLENECDLLGRLVQREGLHTLIVNLYAGNKGYSLAVRNSDKGNQYDKNSLLAETQLMGYEQGELLSCIDNGQLPAMLAEQLESNYSHLFYDGCIIAEVRDYRKSYSHNNKAEVHHVLLKPTTQSVLSDVSTLTNDGDWSHEERLMLESHLVAATQGPLCLDPNPIPTLASTRIKQSKPLLTDHQLMRQAKKFSQVTVNRKRKLEQLAQQEGQTIHDIMQKFRSKRRGLATNTACPPPFLTSPPLLPPTSDIEVLRYAKAYERPKETIDCTPQVIEEYILEPAESKDYIKLSILQRPATSEYLGELYMDKNGKKNGSSCRFTLGTRAVANHYYQQFKEIFTEEGRKNVRIKHIIPGQIACTPGMQRAHQQVQQAKLTARQLQQIQSQQIAQQMLSRAQGQLNTLTGQVASMKAMTEATTSAQNSLSCVDSANIPQVIPQNDATMLSSGQSLANGGPNASTSVQIDNPAMAVADNTCNGSGILVFQQKSSGTINNATNVPVLQAQLQAGTQNCIGETANQNQNEPSFKKNSTNPAISALVTSLMNSAHQFQQQAAANAAAAAMNNNAQASNKSSNAAILSLLNSTPANLAQQKVQPRKISLNASIPSRVFSHGNVINVPSTTGQVRVSLNSALTGQLGCKQQPMKTTTVRLARVQDPTSTLGLSMPGLSAMLAGTPSADNPIPGMNSASSLLERLTASSSQSSQPASPMTSPSPTNVNLQGVNLTSLPNSINGLQNVQVSFSGLSQPITMSFTMSPSSAGTVTPVIVSLPISSATNTCTTVSSMVAATVVTTAIAGSTPTVVIANPANPAHLSLPIAQIIPSVKGLSQQNIRSNNAVTLAQGGQAIQLIGSQRPRFNHMTRQVQSNQVKSAVLSNQLMTVAKTVTASQLILSGNKQVLTPIMAATKPVLMASQTTPSSQVVPVNKQTLLTKSLHARASTGQCSQQTQSLGVTALSQQQLQQLQQCLAAQHKVAVATGSSQSRTQIEAQRNSTSAPGEDPA; this comes from the exons ATGATTGGTGCAGCCTGTAATTTGGAAGATGCGTGTCAGCGGGCTCAG GATATGATTAATCAAGTATCCAGATGTTGGAAGAATGCACTAGGTCCGGATTCTTTGGCCTTAATATCGAATAAATCGTTGCTCTctcaaaaaaaagaacagagTCACTCCAGACATAGTATCCAATCTAAACTCACTAGACTCTATTTTGAAGAACTCTCCAGGGCTCATGCAACCCCAGATTCAGTTTTG TACAATCTTGAGAATGAGTGTGATCTTTTGGGGCGGTTAGTGCAACGAGAAGGTTTACatacattaattgttaatctCTATGCTGGTAATAAAGGATACTCATTAGCTGTAAGAAATAG TGATAAGGGAAATcagtatgataaaaattcattactAGCTGAGACACAACTCATGGGTTACGAACAGGGTGAACTACTTTCGTGCATTGATAATGGCCAACTGCCGGCTATGTTAGCCGAACAACTAGAATCCAattattcacatttattttacgacGGCTGCATAATTGCTGAAGTCCGAGATTATCGAAAGTCATATTCTCACAACAACAAAGCCGAAGTGCATCATGTACTTCTTAAACCTACAACACAG aGTGTACTTTCGGATGTGTCAACGCTTACGAATGACGGAGATTGGAGCCATGAGGAGCGATTAATGTTGGAATCACATCTGGTGGCAGCTACCCAAGGACCTCTATGCTTAGATCCAAATCCTATTCCTACCTTAGCTAGTACAAGAATTAAACAGTCTAAACCATTACTTACTGATCATCAACTCATGCGACAAgccaaaaaattttctcag GTCACAGTCaatcgaaaaagaaaattggaaCAGTTGGCTCAGCAAGAAGGACAAACAATACACGACATAATGCAGAAATTCCGTTCAAAAAGAAGAGGATTAGCGACAAACACTGCCTGTCCACCGCCTTTTCTCACAAGCCCTCCTCTGCTTCCACCAACTTCAGATATTGAAGTTTTAAG ATATGCAAAAGCATACGAACGGCCAAAAGAAACAATAGACTGTACGCCACAAGTTATAGAAGAGTATATATTAGAACCTGCAGAaagtaaagattatataaagctCTCGATCCTTCAAAGACCCGCTACTTCCGAGTACCTTGGAGAACTTTATATGgataaaaatggaaagaagAATGGTTCTTCTTGTCG GTTTACATTAGGTACCAGAGCCGTGGCTAATCATTACTATCAGcagtttaaagaaatattcacGGAAGAGGGTAGGAAGAATGTgagaataaaacatattataccAGGACAGATTGCATGTACACCTGGCATGCAGCGAGCACATCAGCAG gtGCAGCAAGCGAAATTAACGGCTCGACAATTGCAACAAATTCAATCACAACAGATAGCACAGCAG ATGTTGTCACGAGCTCAAGGgcaattaaatactttaactGGTCAAGTAGCCTCGATGAAAGCAATGACGGAAGCCACCACTTCCGCACAAAATAGTCTATCGTGCGTGGACTCTGCGAACATACCACAAGTTATTCCGCAGAACGATGCTACTATGTTGAGCTCAGGGCAGTCTTTGGCTAATGGTGGCCCTAATGCGTCAACCTCCGTGCAAATTGATAATCCTGCGATGGCAGTAGCGGACAACACTTGCAACGGTTCTGGTATTCTGGTCTTTCAACAGAAGTCGAGTGGTACTATTAATAATGCAACTAATGTTCCAGTCTTG cAAGCGCAATTGCAAGCAGGAACGCAGAACTGTATAGGTGAAACTGccaatcaaaatcaaaatgagCCATCGTTCAAGAAGAATTCGACTAATCCGGCAATAAGTGCTCTTGTCACTTCCCTCATGAATTCCGCGCATCAGTTCCAACAACAAGCCGCAG CCAATGCTGCAGCTGCAGCTATGAACAACAATGCACAAGCTTCAAACAAGTCGAGCAACGCCGCAATTCTTAGTTTATTAAATAGCACTCCTGCGAATTTGGCTCAACAGAAAGTTCAACCGCGAAAGATTTCTCTCAATGCTTCCATCCCATCCAGAGTTTTTAGTCATGGCAACGTTATCAACGTACCAAGCACTACGGGTCAA GTACGCGTGAGTTTAAATTCTGCTTTGACTGGACAACTAGGATGCAAACAACAACCAATGAAAACGACCACTGTGAGACTCGCCCGAGTGCAGGATCCCACATCTACTCTTGGCTTATCAATGCCTGGACTTTCGGCTATGCTTGCTG GCACGCCATCGGCGGACAATCCTATACCCGGGATGAATTCGGCTTCGTCACTGCTCGAGAGACTCACTGCTTCTTCCAGTCAGAGCAGCCAACCAGCGAGTCCGATGACCAGTCCATCGCCAACTAATGTGAATCTACAAGGCGTGAACCTCACTAGTCTGCCGAATTCTATCAACGGCCTGCAAAACGTTCAG GTATCGTTTTCGGGTTTATCACAACCCATTACGATGTCATTTACGATGTCTCCAAGTTCTGCGGGCACTGTTACACCCGTCATTGTCTCCCTGCCTATATCGTCCGCCACAAATACTTGCACGACAGTCTCAAGT ATGGTGGCTGCAACTGTTGTTACGACAGCTATCGCTGGGAGTACACCAACAGTAGTGATCGCCAATCCTGCCAATCCTGCACATTTGTCTTTACCGATTG CCCAAATAATACCATCTGTAAAAGGATTGTCACAGCAAAATATAAGGAGTAATAATGCAGTAACTCTTGCACAG ggAGGACAAGCAATCCAGCTCATTGGATCTCAAAGGCCGCGATTTAATCATATGACTCGTCAAGTACAATCGAATCAAGTTAAATCAGCTGTACTATCGAATCAGCTGATGACAGTTGCCAAAACAGTAACAGCGAGTCAGTTAATATTGTCTGGTAACAAACAAGTATTAACTCCTATAATGG ctgCAACGAAACCTGTGCTTATGGCGTCACAAACGACACCTTCTTCCCAAGTAGTACCTGTTAATAAACAAACTCTGTTGACAAAATCCTTGCATGCCAGAGCTTCTACTGGCCAGTGCAGCCAGCAAACGCAAAGTCTCGGGGTGACTGCTCTATCGCAACAACAA CTTCAGCAATTACAACAATGTCTAGCTGCGCAGCATAAAGTTGCCGTCGCGACGGGAAGTTCTCAAAGTAGGACTCAAATTGAAGCTCAGAGAAATTCCACGTCTGCCCCCGGGGAAGATCCCGCCTGA
- the LOC140664761 gene encoding uncharacterized protein isoform X3, which translates to MIGAACNLEDACQRAQDMINQVSRCWKNALGPDSLALISNKSLLSQKKEQSHSRHSIQSKLTRLYFEELSRAHATPDSVLYNLENECDLLGRLVQREGLHTLIVNLYAGNKGYSLAVRNSDKGNQYDKNSLLAETQLMGYEQGELLSCIDNGQLPAMLAEQLESNYSHLFYDGCIIAEVRDYRKSYSHNNKAEVHHVLLKPTTQSVLSDVSTLTNDGDWSHEERLMLESHLVAATQGPLCLDPNPIPTLASTRIKQSKPLLTDHQLMRQAKKFSQVTVNRKRKLEQLAQQEGQTIHDIMQKFRSKRRGLATNTACPPPFLTSPPLLPPTSDIEVLRYAKAYERPKETIDCTPQVIEEYILEPAESKDYIKLSILQRPATSEYLGELYMDKNGKKNGSSCRFTLGTRAVANHYYQQFKEIFTEEGRKNVRIKHIIPGQIACTPGMQRAHQQVQQAKLTARQLQQIQSQQIAQQQIRTPFQMLSRAQGQLNTLTGQVASMKAMTEATTSAQNSLSCVDSANIPQVIPQNDATMLSSGQSLANGGPNASTSVQIDNPAMAVADNTCNGSGILVFQQKSSGTINNATNVPVLQAQLQAGTQNCIGETANQNQNEPSFKKNSTNPAISALVTSLMNSAHQFQQQAAANAAAAAMNNNAQASNKSSNAAILSLLNSTPANLAQQKVQPRKISLNASIPSRVFSHGNVINVPSTTGQVRVSLNSALTGQLGCKQQPMKTTTVRLARVQDPTSTLGLSMPGLSAMLAGTPSADNPIPGMNSASSLLERLTASSSQSSQPASPMTSPSPTNVNLQGVNLTSLPNSINGLQNVQVSFSGLSQPITMSFTMSPSSAGTVTPVIVSLPISSATNTCTTVSSMVAATVVTTAIAGSTPTVVIANPANPAHLSLPIAQIIPSVKGLSQQNIRSNNAVTLAQGGQAIQLIGSQRPRFNHMTRQVQSNQVKSAVLSNQLMTVAKTVTASQLILSGNKQVLTPIMAATKPVLMASQTTPSSQVVPVNKQTLLTKSLHARASTGQCSQQTQSLGVTALSQQQGSAISLHKR; encoded by the exons ATGATTGGTGCAGCCTGTAATTTGGAAGATGCGTGTCAGCGGGCTCAG GATATGATTAATCAAGTATCCAGATGTTGGAAGAATGCACTAGGTCCGGATTCTTTGGCCTTAATATCGAATAAATCGTTGCTCTctcaaaaaaaagaacagagTCACTCCAGACATAGTATCCAATCTAAACTCACTAGACTCTATTTTGAAGAACTCTCCAGGGCTCATGCAACCCCAGATTCAGTTTTG TACAATCTTGAGAATGAGTGTGATCTTTTGGGGCGGTTAGTGCAACGAGAAGGTTTACatacattaattgttaatctCTATGCTGGTAATAAAGGATACTCATTAGCTGTAAGAAATAG TGATAAGGGAAATcagtatgataaaaattcattactAGCTGAGACACAACTCATGGGTTACGAACAGGGTGAACTACTTTCGTGCATTGATAATGGCCAACTGCCGGCTATGTTAGCCGAACAACTAGAATCCAattattcacatttattttacgacGGCTGCATAATTGCTGAAGTCCGAGATTATCGAAAGTCATATTCTCACAACAACAAAGCCGAAGTGCATCATGTACTTCTTAAACCTACAACACAG aGTGTACTTTCGGATGTGTCAACGCTTACGAATGACGGAGATTGGAGCCATGAGGAGCGATTAATGTTGGAATCACATCTGGTGGCAGCTACCCAAGGACCTCTATGCTTAGATCCAAATCCTATTCCTACCTTAGCTAGTACAAGAATTAAACAGTCTAAACCATTACTTACTGATCATCAACTCATGCGACAAgccaaaaaattttctcag GTCACAGTCaatcgaaaaagaaaattggaaCAGTTGGCTCAGCAAGAAGGACAAACAATACACGACATAATGCAGAAATTCCGTTCAAAAAGAAGAGGATTAGCGACAAACACTGCCTGTCCACCGCCTTTTCTCACAAGCCCTCCTCTGCTTCCACCAACTTCAGATATTGAAGTTTTAAG ATATGCAAAAGCATACGAACGGCCAAAAGAAACAATAGACTGTACGCCACAAGTTATAGAAGAGTATATATTAGAACCTGCAGAaagtaaagattatataaagctCTCGATCCTTCAAAGACCCGCTACTTCCGAGTACCTTGGAGAACTTTATATGgataaaaatggaaagaagAATGGTTCTTCTTGTCG GTTTACATTAGGTACCAGAGCCGTGGCTAATCATTACTATCAGcagtttaaagaaatattcacGGAAGAGGGTAGGAAGAATGTgagaataaaacatattataccAGGACAGATTGCATGTACACCTGGCATGCAGCGAGCACATCAGCAG gtGCAGCAAGCGAAATTAACGGCTCGACAATTGCAACAAATTCAATCACAACAGATAGCACAGCAG CAAATCCGTACGCCGTTTCAGATGTTGTCACGAGCTCAAGGgcaattaaatactttaactGGTCAAGTAGCCTCGATGAAAGCAATGACGGAAGCCACCACTTCCGCACAAAATAGTCTATCGTGCGTGGACTCTGCGAACATACCACAAGTTATTCCGCAGAACGATGCTACTATGTTGAGCTCAGGGCAGTCTTTGGCTAATGGTGGCCCTAATGCGTCAACCTCCGTGCAAATTGATAATCCTGCGATGGCAGTAGCGGACAACACTTGCAACGGTTCTGGTATTCTGGTCTTTCAACAGAAGTCGAGTGGTACTATTAATAATGCAACTAATGTTCCAGTCTTG cAAGCGCAATTGCAAGCAGGAACGCAGAACTGTATAGGTGAAACTGccaatcaaaatcaaaatgagCCATCGTTCAAGAAGAATTCGACTAATCCGGCAATAAGTGCTCTTGTCACTTCCCTCATGAATTCCGCGCATCAGTTCCAACAACAAGCCGCAG CCAATGCTGCAGCTGCAGCTATGAACAACAATGCACAAGCTTCAAACAAGTCGAGCAACGCCGCAATTCTTAGTTTATTAAATAGCACTCCTGCGAATTTGGCTCAACAGAAAGTTCAACCGCGAAAGATTTCTCTCAATGCTTCCATCCCATCCAGAGTTTTTAGTCATGGCAACGTTATCAACGTACCAAGCACTACGGGTCAA GTACGCGTGAGTTTAAATTCTGCTTTGACTGGACAACTAGGATGCAAACAACAACCAATGAAAACGACCACTGTGAGACTCGCCCGAGTGCAGGATCCCACATCTACTCTTGGCTTATCAATGCCTGGACTTTCGGCTATGCTTGCTG GCACGCCATCGGCGGACAATCCTATACCCGGGATGAATTCGGCTTCGTCACTGCTCGAGAGACTCACTGCTTCTTCCAGTCAGAGCAGCCAACCAGCGAGTCCGATGACCAGTCCATCGCCAACTAATGTGAATCTACAAGGCGTGAACCTCACTAGTCTGCCGAATTCTATCAACGGCCTGCAAAACGTTCAG GTATCGTTTTCGGGTTTATCACAACCCATTACGATGTCATTTACGATGTCTCCAAGTTCTGCGGGCACTGTTACACCCGTCATTGTCTCCCTGCCTATATCGTCCGCCACAAATACTTGCACGACAGTCTCAAGT ATGGTGGCTGCAACTGTTGTTACGACAGCTATCGCTGGGAGTACACCAACAGTAGTGATCGCCAATCCTGCCAATCCTGCACATTTGTCTTTACCGATTG CCCAAATAATACCATCTGTAAAAGGATTGTCACAGCAAAATATAAGGAGTAATAATGCAGTAACTCTTGCACAG ggAGGACAAGCAATCCAGCTCATTGGATCTCAAAGGCCGCGATTTAATCATATGACTCGTCAAGTACAATCGAATCAAGTTAAATCAGCTGTACTATCGAATCAGCTGATGACAGTTGCCAAAACAGTAACAGCGAGTCAGTTAATATTGTCTGGTAACAAACAAGTATTAACTCCTATAATGG ctgCAACGAAACCTGTGCTTATGGCGTCACAAACGACACCTTCTTCCCAAGTAGTACCTGTTAATAAACAAACTCTGTTGACAAAATCCTTGCATGCCAGAGCTTCTACTGGCCAGTGCAGCCAGCAAACGCAAAGTCTCGGGGTGACTGCTCTATCGCAACAACAA gGTTCAGCTATATCACTGCATAAAAGGTAA
- the LOC140664761 gene encoding uncharacterized protein isoform X1: MIGAACNLEDACQRAQDMINQVSRCWKNALGPDSLALISNKSLLSQKKEQSHSRHSIQSKLTRLYFEELSRAHATPDSVLYNLENECDLLGRLVQREGLHTLIVNLYAGNKGYSLAVRNSDKGNQYDKNSLLAETQLMGYEQGELLSCIDNGQLPAMLAEQLESNYSHLFYDGCIIAEVRDYRKSYSHNNKAEVHHVLLKPTTQSVLSDVSTLTNDGDWSHEERLMLESHLVAATQGPLCLDPNPIPTLASTRIKQSKPLLTDHQLMRQAKKFSQVTVNRKRKLEQLAQQEGQTIHDIMQKFRSKRRGLATNTACPPPFLTSPPLLPPTSDIEVLRYAKAYERPKETIDCTPQVIEEYILEPAESKDYIKLSILQRPATSEYLGELYMDKNGKKNGSSCRFTLGTRAVANHYYQQFKEIFTEEGRKNVRIKHIIPGQIACTPGMQRAHQQVQQAKLTARQLQQIQSQQIAQQQIRTPFQMLSRAQGQLNTLTGQVASMKAMTEATTSAQNSLSCVDSANIPQVIPQNDATMLSSGQSLANGGPNASTSVQIDNPAMAVADNTCNGSGILVFQQKSSGTINNATNVPVLQAQLQAGTQNCIGETANQNQNEPSFKKNSTNPAISALVTSLMNSAHQFQQQAAANAAAAAMNNNAQASNKSSNAAILSLLNSTPANLAQQKVQPRKISLNASIPSRVFSHGNVINVPSTTGQVRVSLNSALTGQLGCKQQPMKTTTVRLARVQDPTSTLGLSMPGLSAMLAGTPSADNPIPGMNSASSLLERLTASSSQSSQPASPMTSPSPTNVNLQGVNLTSLPNSINGLQNVQVSFSGLSQPITMSFTMSPSSAGTVTPVIVSLPISSATNTCTTVSSMVAATVVTTAIAGSTPTVVIANPANPAHLSLPIAQIIPSVKGLSQQNIRSNNAVTLAQGGQAIQLIGSQRPRFNHMTRQVQSNQVKSAVLSNQLMTVAKTVTASQLILSGNKQVLTPIMAATKPVLMASQTTPSSQVVPVNKQTLLTKSLHARASTGQCSQQTQSLGVTALSQQQLQQLQQCLAAQHKVAVATGSSQSRTQIEAQRNSTSAPGEDPA; the protein is encoded by the exons ATGATTGGTGCAGCCTGTAATTTGGAAGATGCGTGTCAGCGGGCTCAG GATATGATTAATCAAGTATCCAGATGTTGGAAGAATGCACTAGGTCCGGATTCTTTGGCCTTAATATCGAATAAATCGTTGCTCTctcaaaaaaaagaacagagTCACTCCAGACATAGTATCCAATCTAAACTCACTAGACTCTATTTTGAAGAACTCTCCAGGGCTCATGCAACCCCAGATTCAGTTTTG TACAATCTTGAGAATGAGTGTGATCTTTTGGGGCGGTTAGTGCAACGAGAAGGTTTACatacattaattgttaatctCTATGCTGGTAATAAAGGATACTCATTAGCTGTAAGAAATAG TGATAAGGGAAATcagtatgataaaaattcattactAGCTGAGACACAACTCATGGGTTACGAACAGGGTGAACTACTTTCGTGCATTGATAATGGCCAACTGCCGGCTATGTTAGCCGAACAACTAGAATCCAattattcacatttattttacgacGGCTGCATAATTGCTGAAGTCCGAGATTATCGAAAGTCATATTCTCACAACAACAAAGCCGAAGTGCATCATGTACTTCTTAAACCTACAACACAG aGTGTACTTTCGGATGTGTCAACGCTTACGAATGACGGAGATTGGAGCCATGAGGAGCGATTAATGTTGGAATCACATCTGGTGGCAGCTACCCAAGGACCTCTATGCTTAGATCCAAATCCTATTCCTACCTTAGCTAGTACAAGAATTAAACAGTCTAAACCATTACTTACTGATCATCAACTCATGCGACAAgccaaaaaattttctcag GTCACAGTCaatcgaaaaagaaaattggaaCAGTTGGCTCAGCAAGAAGGACAAACAATACACGACATAATGCAGAAATTCCGTTCAAAAAGAAGAGGATTAGCGACAAACACTGCCTGTCCACCGCCTTTTCTCACAAGCCCTCCTCTGCTTCCACCAACTTCAGATATTGAAGTTTTAAG ATATGCAAAAGCATACGAACGGCCAAAAGAAACAATAGACTGTACGCCACAAGTTATAGAAGAGTATATATTAGAACCTGCAGAaagtaaagattatataaagctCTCGATCCTTCAAAGACCCGCTACTTCCGAGTACCTTGGAGAACTTTATATGgataaaaatggaaagaagAATGGTTCTTCTTGTCG GTTTACATTAGGTACCAGAGCCGTGGCTAATCATTACTATCAGcagtttaaagaaatattcacGGAAGAGGGTAGGAAGAATGTgagaataaaacatattataccAGGACAGATTGCATGTACACCTGGCATGCAGCGAGCACATCAGCAG gtGCAGCAAGCGAAATTAACGGCTCGACAATTGCAACAAATTCAATCACAACAGATAGCACAGCAG CAAATCCGTACGCCGTTTCAGATGTTGTCACGAGCTCAAGGgcaattaaatactttaactGGTCAAGTAGCCTCGATGAAAGCAATGACGGAAGCCACCACTTCCGCACAAAATAGTCTATCGTGCGTGGACTCTGCGAACATACCACAAGTTATTCCGCAGAACGATGCTACTATGTTGAGCTCAGGGCAGTCTTTGGCTAATGGTGGCCCTAATGCGTCAACCTCCGTGCAAATTGATAATCCTGCGATGGCAGTAGCGGACAACACTTGCAACGGTTCTGGTATTCTGGTCTTTCAACAGAAGTCGAGTGGTACTATTAATAATGCAACTAATGTTCCAGTCTTG cAAGCGCAATTGCAAGCAGGAACGCAGAACTGTATAGGTGAAACTGccaatcaaaatcaaaatgagCCATCGTTCAAGAAGAATTCGACTAATCCGGCAATAAGTGCTCTTGTCACTTCCCTCATGAATTCCGCGCATCAGTTCCAACAACAAGCCGCAG CCAATGCTGCAGCTGCAGCTATGAACAACAATGCACAAGCTTCAAACAAGTCGAGCAACGCCGCAATTCTTAGTTTATTAAATAGCACTCCTGCGAATTTGGCTCAACAGAAAGTTCAACCGCGAAAGATTTCTCTCAATGCTTCCATCCCATCCAGAGTTTTTAGTCATGGCAACGTTATCAACGTACCAAGCACTACGGGTCAA GTACGCGTGAGTTTAAATTCTGCTTTGACTGGACAACTAGGATGCAAACAACAACCAATGAAAACGACCACTGTGAGACTCGCCCGAGTGCAGGATCCCACATCTACTCTTGGCTTATCAATGCCTGGACTTTCGGCTATGCTTGCTG GCACGCCATCGGCGGACAATCCTATACCCGGGATGAATTCGGCTTCGTCACTGCTCGAGAGACTCACTGCTTCTTCCAGTCAGAGCAGCCAACCAGCGAGTCCGATGACCAGTCCATCGCCAACTAATGTGAATCTACAAGGCGTGAACCTCACTAGTCTGCCGAATTCTATCAACGGCCTGCAAAACGTTCAG GTATCGTTTTCGGGTTTATCACAACCCATTACGATGTCATTTACGATGTCTCCAAGTTCTGCGGGCACTGTTACACCCGTCATTGTCTCCCTGCCTATATCGTCCGCCACAAATACTTGCACGACAGTCTCAAGT ATGGTGGCTGCAACTGTTGTTACGACAGCTATCGCTGGGAGTACACCAACAGTAGTGATCGCCAATCCTGCCAATCCTGCACATTTGTCTTTACCGATTG CCCAAATAATACCATCTGTAAAAGGATTGTCACAGCAAAATATAAGGAGTAATAATGCAGTAACTCTTGCACAG ggAGGACAAGCAATCCAGCTCATTGGATCTCAAAGGCCGCGATTTAATCATATGACTCGTCAAGTACAATCGAATCAAGTTAAATCAGCTGTACTATCGAATCAGCTGATGACAGTTGCCAAAACAGTAACAGCGAGTCAGTTAATATTGTCTGGTAACAAACAAGTATTAACTCCTATAATGG ctgCAACGAAACCTGTGCTTATGGCGTCACAAACGACACCTTCTTCCCAAGTAGTACCTGTTAATAAACAAACTCTGTTGACAAAATCCTTGCATGCCAGAGCTTCTACTGGCCAGTGCAGCCAGCAAACGCAAAGTCTCGGGGTGACTGCTCTATCGCAACAACAA CTTCAGCAATTACAACAATGTCTAGCTGCGCAGCATAAAGTTGCCGTCGCGACGGGAAGTTCTCAAAGTAGGACTCAAATTGAAGCTCAGAGAAATTCCACGTCTGCCCCCGGGGAAGATCCCGCCTGA